GAAGCGCAGCATCGCACACAAAGTGCTGATCGTCGGCGATGGCCCGGCGCGTAAGTCATTCGCCGAGCGGGTGCCCGATGCCTGTTTCGCGGGCTTCCAGACCGGAACCGATCTCGGCCGCGCGGTGGCTTGCATGGATGTACTGCTCAACCCCTCGGTCACCGAGACTTTCGGCAACGTTACGCTCGAAGCGATGGCGTGCGGCGTTCCGGTCGTCGCTGCCGATGCAACAGGGGCTGCGAGCCTCGTCGACAATGGTGTGACCGGCTACCTCGTCGCACCGCGCGATGTCTCCGCCTATGCGGACAAGCTTCAGGGCTATGCCGCCGATCCCACGCTGCGCAAGGCGCACGGCGCGGCTGGCGAAAAGAAGGCCGAAGCCTTCGAGTGGGACACGATCAACCAGGCCGTAGCCGACACCTACCTGCGGGTGCTGGCCCACAAGGGCAAGTCGACCGGCAACTAGCGCAGGACGCCCGCCGTGCTCTGGCGCACGATGTACCACAGCAGCAACAGTTGGACGGCCCAAATCACCGCGTTGAAAATGTGAACTCCGGGCGTGTCGATGCTCGCGGGCATTGTCGAGGTATATTGCACCAGCGTCATCACCGCGAGGCCGAGCAGGCCGACAAGCAGCGAGTGAAACGCATAGCGGCTGCGCGCCAGCACCAGGATCGACGCGACGAACGATCCCCACACGCCAAACGCCCAGAAGGCGACCTGCCATGCCGGAAAGCCCAGGAAATAAGCCCGGGTTTCGGCATCGAATTGCGCGAGATAGGTGTCCGGGAAAGCGTGGGTGCCGACATAATCGGCCACTCCGCCGAAGTTGAACAGCAAGGTCAGCAGGCCAACGACCCACAGGTGCCACGGTGCACGCGGTTTTGCAGCAGAAGCCATTTCGATCCTCCCCCGATCGTTTTGGTCGGGGAAGGATAGCACTTAACGATGCGGGGGCAAATCGCTGCTGGACCCACCCGCGCAAACGGTCACAGCCGTTCGATCTTCTTGGCGAGCTCATCGATCAGGTCGACAATCTCGTTGAGCCGATCGCCGTGCAGGTTGCCTTGCGCCCGGTGCATCCTGAGCGCGTTACGCAGGTTTTCCATCGCCCGCTGGATATGGAGGTGCGGAGAGCCGCGCCGTTCCTCGCCAAACGAGCCGAGGCGCTCCATGATCGCTTCGACATCGTCGGATTTGTCAGCCAATTCCGCCCGCCCTGCATCGGTCGCGGCAAACGCCTTGCGCGGGCTGTCGTCGCCCTGCTCCTCGATCAGGCCTTCGTCGGCGAGCATCTGGAGCGTGGGATAAACCGCGCCCGGGCTCGGCGCGTAAGCACCCCCGGTCAGATCCTCGATCGCTTTGATCAATTCGTAGCCGTGGCGCGGTTCGTCGGCGAGCAGCTGGAGCAACGCCAACCGCAATTCGCCGTGACCGAACATTCGCCCACGCCGGTGCCGTCCGCGTCCGCCGAAGCGGCCGCCGCCACCGCCGAATGGTCCGCCGGGTCCGAACGGGCCATCTTCGCCAAAGGGTCCATCGGGGCCAAACGGGCCTTCGGGGCCGAAGACCTTTGCGAATTCGCGTTCGGCCTTTTTCCAGCCGTTCCGCGCACCACGCGCTTCATGGCAGCGCCTTCCTTGATGTCTCATATTCGTATTCCTTTCGATGCTTCACGATATATCTTAGTAATAACGAACTTCAAGACCCCCTCGCCAAAAAATTCGCCTGCCCCTATTTGCTTCCGCGATGGCCGACCTTTTTGCCAACGATCCGCCTCCGGGCACTGCCTTCGCTGAGCCGCGCGAGGATGCGCCGCTGGCTGACCGGCTTCGTCCGCATTCGCTGGCGGATGTCGTCGGGCAGGAGCACCTGACCGGCCCCGAGGGCGCGATCGGGCGGATGGTCGCGGCGGGCAAGCTTTCGAGCATGATCCTGTGGGGGCCGCCCGGTACCGGCAAGACGAGCATCGCCCGGCTGCTCGCCGAAGCGGTGGGAATGCGCTTCGAAGCGGTCAGCGCGGTATTCTCCGGGGTTGCCGACCTCAAGAAGGCATTCGCCGCCGCCGACAAGGCCGCCGCAGCCGGCCAGCGAACGCTCTTGTTCGTTGACGAGATCCACCGCTTCAACCGCGCCCAGCAGGACGGCTTCCTGCCGTTCGTCGAGCGCGGCACGGTCACGCTGGTCGGCGCGACGACCGAGAACCCGAGCTTCGAGCTCAACGCTGCGCTGCTCAGTCGCGCGCAAGTGCTGGTGCTCCATCGGCTCGACGCAGCCGCGCTCGAACAGCTGCTCGCCCGCGCCGAGGAGCTCGAAGGCCCGCTTCCCCTCACCGATCAAGCCCGGACGGCCCTGATCGCCAGCGCCGACGGCGACGGGCGCTTCCTGCTCAACCAGGCCGAAACGCTCTACGCCGCGAGCATCCCGGAACCGCTCGATCCGGCGGCGCTCGGGCAATTCCTCCAGCGGCGCGTGGCGGTCTACGACAAGGACCGCGAGGGGCATTACAACCTCATCTCCGCGTGGCACAAATCGATCCGCGGGTCCGACCCGCAGGCAGCGCTCTATTATCTCGCGCGGATGCTGGTGGCGGGCGAGGAGCCGCTGTTCGTGCTGCGCCGGATGGTCCGTGCGGCAAGCGAGGATATCGGCCTCGCCGATCCGCAGGCGCTTACCCAATGCCTTGCGGCGAAGGACGCCTACGAATTCCTCGGCAGTCCGGAAGGCGAACTGGCGATTGTGCAGGCGTGCCTCTACCTCGCCACCGCGCCCAAATCGAATGCCGCCTACAAGGCGCAGAAGGCCGCGTGGAAGAGCGCGAAGGAAACCGGCAGCCTGATGCCGCCGCAAAACATCCTCAACGCGCCGACCAAGCTGATGAAGGATATCGGCTACGGCGAAGGTTACGCCTACGACCACGATGCCGAAGGCGGGTTTTCCGGCGCGAATTACTGGCCCGAAGAGATGGAGCCGCAAGCGTACTACGCCCCGGTCGAGCGCGGGTTCGAGCGCGAGGTGAGGAAGCGCCTCGAATACTGGGACAAACTGCGGCGAGAGCGCGCGGGCGCATGAAGCCTGGCCGCTTCCGGCATTTCCTCGCGATCGACTGGTCCGGCGCGGTCGGCCCGCGGCAGAAGGGAATCGCGCTCGCGCTGACCCGCGCCGATGGCGGGCCGCCAGTGCTGGTCGATCCGGGGCGCGGGTGGAACCGGGAAGACGTGCTGGCGATCCTGCGCGAAGACCTGCCTGAAGATACGCTGGTGGGCATGGACCTCGGGATCGCCCTGCCCTTCGCCGATACGGGCGCGTTCTTCCCCGGGTGGAACCGCAGCCCACCCGATGCCAAGACGCTGTGGGCATTGATCGACGAACTCTGTGCCGACGACGAACATCTCGCCGCGACGAGCTTCGTACGCCACCCGCAAGCCGCGCGCTATTTCCGCCATTCGCGGGAACACGTCGGCGACCGGTTCCACTTGTCCGATGCAGCCACCCGCGAGGGCCGCTTTCGCCTCGCCGAACACGCCCAGCGCGCGCAAGGCGTGCGTCCGGTGAGCAACTTCAACCTCGTCGGCGCGGCCCAGGTCGGCAAATCGAGCCTGACGGGGATGCGCCTACTTCACCGGTTGGAAGGCTGCGTGCCGGTTTGGCCGGTCGACCCGCTACCCCAGAGCGGCTCAGTTATCGTGGAGATGTACACTTCGCTCGCCGCGCAGGGTGCCGGTGTGCGCAAAGGGGCAAGCAAGATCCGCACCTTTGAGGCGCTCAATGATGGGCTGGACTTGCTTGGTTGCCCGCCCGTAACCGGCAGCGGGCCAATCGACGACCATTCGTCCGATGCCCTCGTCACCGCTTCATGGCTGCGCACCGTGGCGCACGATCCGGCCTATTGGAATCCGGCAGGACTGAAGCCAGAGATTGCCTGCACCGAAGGCTGGACGTTCGGCGCGTTATAAACCGCCCTATCGCTTCGCTACTTGAGGGAGTATTTGCGGCCCTACCGCTTCGCTACTTGAGGGCAGGAACACATTGCACTAGGGCTCCGCATCCTTCGGGGAACGCCGGCTTAGCTCAGTTGGTAGAGCACCTGATTTGTAATCAGGGGGCCGCGGGTTCGAATCCTGCAGCCGGCACCAGTTTTTCGAGAATCGCAAATGTCCGGGGGACATTCGTGGCCGAAAAACTCCCAAGCGAAGCGCGGGAGGCAGCGAAGCGCAAGCGAGGGGCAATTGTCTGCCCGGACTGCACCCGCGAAGCGCTATCCCCGCCCGCGATATGGCGCGACGCCTTGGTCGGGCACCCACAGCCCCTCGGGCACCGGGCCAGTCTGCCAGAACACGTCGATCGGGATGCCGCCGCGCGGGAACCAGTAGCCGCCGATACGCAGCCACGTTGGTTGCATTTCGCCGCGCAGCCGGTGGCCGATGCCGACCGTCACATCCTCGTGGAAGCCCGCATGGTTGCGGAAGCTGGCGAGGAACAGCTTGAGGCTCTTCGATTCGACGATCGTATCGGCCGGGGCATAGTCGATCACCAGGTGCGCGAAGTCGGGCTGGCCCGTTACCGGGCACAGCGAAGTGAACTCGGGCGCGGTGAACCGGACGCAATACAGCGATCCGCGCCGCGGATTGGGGACATAATCGAGCTGCGCCTCGTCGGGTGAAGCGGGCAAGGGGCTGGTCTGCCCGAGGTGCAGGGTGCTGGGTGTGTCGCTCATGCCGCGCATCTTGCGCGAAACGCGCTCGCAGGCAAGCGAGCGGTGGACTTGGCGCTTTCATTGCCTATTCACCGCCGCCGCAACACTGCGTTGCACCGCTTGCATCATGCCATGAAGAAAACGCTCGTCTCCGGTCTGCTCGCAATAGCCCTCGCTGCCCCGCTCGCGGCGCAGGATACGACCGTGCCGCCGCAGCAATCGCCGGGGACGTTCAGTCTGCCGCCCGCGCCGAGCCCGACGCCGACAACAAGCGACGTGCAAGGGCCGATCGACCCGCAGGCCCCTTACGAAACCCGCCCGCGCGCCGAAGTGCCCGCGCCTTCGCCGACGCCGCGACCCACGCCGACCGCCGCGCCGACCGCATCGCCCACCCCGGGGCAGACTTCGGTGCGCCTCAACGGCAGCTCGCTGCCGCGCTTTACCCCGGCGCCGTCCCAGACCGGAAACGGAAGCTCGGACAGAGCCAACGCTTCGCCCGAGATCGAGATCACGCCGACCGATACCCTTGCGCAACCAACTGTCGCACCACCGCCCGAATCGGCAAGTGCGATGCCCAGCGCGCCTCCGGCAGCAGCTACCGTAACCGCGATGCCGAGCGGCGCTGGCCGTTCGGATAACTTGTTCTACGCCCTGGTCGCGCTCGCCGCGCTCGCGGTAGGAGCGCTTGCCATCGTGTTCCTGCGACGGCGGCAGGTAGCGAACTCCCGGCCGCCCGAAATCGTCCGCCCGCGGCCGGTCATGCCACTGGAGTCCAATTCCGGCCCTGCCAAAGCCACTCCCGCCAAGCCGCCAGCACCCAGTCCAGCGGTCCCTGCGCGATCCCCGGTGCTGGTCGAAGCCGTGCCGATGACCTTGAGTCGGTCGATGATGAATGCCACGCTGGAGGTGCATTTCGCGTTGACCAATCGCAGCGGGCATCCGCTGAGCGACGTCGCGATAGAAGCCGACCTGATCAGTGCGCATGGGCGCGAACCGGCCGAACGCCAACTGGCCGACCCCGCCGCCAGCCTGCCCGCAATCCAGCAGGTCGGTCCGCTCGAGATCGAGGGGCGCACCGAATTCGATGCTCG
Above is a window of Tsuneonella mangrovi DNA encoding:
- a CDS encoding PadR family transcriptional regulator, which translates into the protein MRHQGRRCHEARGARNGWKKAEREFAKVFGPEGPFGPDGPFGEDGPFGPGGPFGGGGGRFGGRGRHRRGRMFGHGELRLALLQLLADEPRHGYELIKAIEDLTGGAYAPSPGAVYPTLQMLADEGLIEEQGDDSPRKAFAATDAGRAELADKSDDVEAIMERLGSFGEERRGSPHLHIQRAMENLRNALRMHRAQGNLHGDRLNEIVDLIDELAKKIERL
- the queF gene encoding preQ(1) synthase, with protein sequence MSDTPSTLHLGQTSPLPASPDEAQLDYVPNPRRGSLYCVRFTAPEFTSLCPVTGQPDFAHLVIDYAPADTIVESKSLKLFLASFRNHAGFHEDVTVGIGHRLRGEMQPTWLRIGGYWFPRGGIPIDVFWQTGPVPEGLWVPDQGVAPYRGRG
- a CDS encoding replication-associated recombination protein A, producing MADLFANDPPPGTAFAEPREDAPLADRLRPHSLADVVGQEHLTGPEGAIGRMVAAGKLSSMILWGPPGTGKTSIARLLAEAVGMRFEAVSAVFSGVADLKKAFAAADKAAAAGQRTLLFVDEIHRFNRAQQDGFLPFVERGTVTLVGATTENPSFELNAALLSRAQVLVLHRLDAAALEQLLARAEELEGPLPLTDQARTALIASADGDGRFLLNQAETLYAASIPEPLDPAALGQFLQRRVAVYDKDREGHYNLISAWHKSIRGSDPQAALYYLARMLVAGEEPLFVLRRMVRAASEDIGLADPQALTQCLAAKDAYEFLGSPEGELAIVQACLYLATAPKSNAAYKAQKAAWKSAKETGSLMPPQNILNAPTKLMKDIGYGEGYAYDHDAEGGFSGANYWPEEMEPQAYYAPVERGFEREVRKRLEYWDKLRRERAGA